From a single Bacillus pseudomycoides DSM 12442 genomic region:
- the gyrB gene encoding DNA topoisomerase (ATP-hydrolyzing) subunit B, which produces MEQKQMQENSYDESQIQVLEGLEAVRKRPGMYIGSTSGKGLHHLVWEIVDNSIDEALAGYCDEINVSIEEDNSIRVTDNGRGIPVGIQEKMGRPAVEVIMTVLHAGGKFGGGGYKVSGGLHGVGASVVNALSTELEVFVHREGKIHYQKYERGIPAADLKVIGETDHTGTITRFKPDPEIFKETTEYDFDTLATRMRELAFLNRNIKLIIEDKRENKQKKEFHYEGGIKSYVEHLNRSKQPIHEEPVYVEGSKDGIQVEVSLQYNEGYTNNIYSFTNNIHTYEGGTHEVGFKTALTRVINDYGRKNNILKDADSNLTGEDVREGLTAIVSIKHPNPQFEGQTKTKLGNSEARTITESVFSEAFEKFLLENPNVARKIVDKGTMAARARVAAKKARELTRRKSALEVSSLPGKLADCSSKDPSISEIYIVEGDSAGGSAKQGRDRHFQAILPLKGKIINVEKARLDKILSNDEVRTIITAIGTNIGGDFDIEKARYHKVIIMTDADVDGAHIRTLLLTFFYRYMRQIIEHGYIYIAQPPLFKVQQGKKIQYAYNDKELEKILAELPAHPKPGIQRYKGLGEMNPTQLWETTMDPEVRSLLQVSLQDAIEADETFEILMGDKVEPRRNFIQENAKYVKNLDI; this is translated from the coding sequence ATGGAACAAAAGCAAATGCAGGAAAATTCATATGATGAAAGTCAAATACAGGTGCTTGAGGGACTGGAAGCAGTTCGAAAACGCCCGGGTATGTATATTGGATCTACAAGTGGGAAGGGTCTTCATCACCTTGTATGGGAAATTGTAGATAATAGTATTGATGAAGCATTAGCAGGATACTGTGATGAAATTAATGTTAGCATCGAAGAAGATAATAGTATTCGTGTGACGGATAATGGTCGTGGTATTCCAGTTGGTATACAAGAAAAAATGGGACGCCCTGCTGTAGAGGTTATTATGACTGTACTCCACGCAGGTGGTAAATTTGGCGGTGGCGGTTATAAAGTTTCCGGTGGTTTACATGGTGTGGGTGCATCTGTTGTAAATGCTCTATCAACAGAGTTGGAAGTATTTGTACATCGTGAAGGTAAAATTCACTATCAAAAGTATGAACGAGGTATCCCAGCTGCAGATTTAAAGGTAATTGGTGAAACAGATCATACAGGAACAATAACTCGTTTTAAGCCAGATCCAGAAATTTTTAAAGAAACTACAGAATACGATTTTGATACATTAGCAACACGTATGCGTGAACTAGCATTTTTAAATCGTAATATTAAATTGATAATTGAAGATAAACGCGAAAATAAGCAGAAGAAAGAGTTCCATTATGAAGGTGGAATTAAATCTTATGTTGAGCATTTAAACCGCTCGAAGCAACCGATTCATGAAGAACCTGTATATGTAGAGGGTTCGAAAGATGGAATTCAAGTTGAAGTTTCTCTTCAATATAACGAAGGTTATACAAACAATATTTATTCATTTACGAATAATATTCATACGTATGAAGGTGGTACACATGAGGTTGGTTTCAAGACTGCCCTAACACGTGTAATAAATGATTATGGACGAAAAAATAACATCTTAAAAGATGCTGATAGTAACCTAACAGGTGAAGATGTACGTGAAGGACTAACAGCGATTGTTTCCATCAAACATCCGAATCCACAGTTTGAGGGACAAACGAAAACAAAACTTGGAAATAGTGAAGCGAGAACGATTACAGAATCTGTTTTCTCAGAAGCGTTCGAAAAGTTTTTACTTGAGAATCCAAATGTTGCTCGTAAGATTGTGGATAAAGGAACAATGGCAGCACGTGCACGTGTAGCAGCGAAGAAGGCACGTGAATTAACACGCCGAAAGAGTGCGCTGGAAGTATCTAGTTTGCCAGGGAAGCTTGCAGACTGTTCTTCTAAAGATCCTTCGATTAGTGAAATTTACATCGTAGAGGGAGATTCTGCAGGAGGTTCTGCAAAACAAGGACGCGATCGCCACTTTCAAGCGATTTTACCACTTAAGGGTAAAATTATTAACGTTGAAAAGGCACGATTAGATAAGATTTTATCTAATGATGAAGTACGTACGATTATCACAGCGATTGGTACAAATATCGGTGGGGATTTTGATATTGAAAAAGCTCGCTATCATAAAGTTATTATTATGACCGATGCCGATGTTGATGGCGCGCATATTCGTACTCTATTATTAACGTTCTTCTATCGTTATATGCGTCAAATCATTGAACATGGTTATATATATATTGCACAACCACCATTGTTTAAAGTGCAACAAGGGAAAAAGATTCAATATGCTTATAACGATAAAGAGCTTGAAAAGATATTAGCAGAGTTACCAGCTCACCCAAAACCTGGTATTCAGCGTTACAAAGGTCTTGGGGAAATGAATCCGACTCAATTATGGGAAACGACAATGGATCCAGAAGTACGTTCATTACTTCAAGTTTCTCTGCAAGATGCAATTGAAGCAGATGAAACGTTTGAAATTTTAATGGGTGATAAAGTAGAGCCACGTCGTAACTTTATCCAAGAAAATGCAAAATACGTGAAAAACCTTGATATTTAA
- the gyrA gene encoding DNA gyrase subunit A: MSDNQEQARIREINISHEMRTSFLDYAMSVIVSRALPDVRDGLKPVHRRVLYAMNDLGITADKAYKKSARIVGEVIGKYHPHGDSAVYETMVRMAQDFSQRYMLVDGHGNFGSVDGDSAAAMRYTEARMSKISMELLRDITKNTIDYQDNYDGSEREPIVLPARFPNLLVNGTTGIAVGMATNIPPHQLGEVIDGVLALSHNPDITIAELMEFIPGPDFPTAGLILGRSGIRRAYETGRGSIILRAKVEIEEKANGKQAIIVTELPYQVNKARLIEKIAELVRDKKIEGITDLRDESDRNGMRIVMEVRRDANANVLLNNLYKHTALQTSFGINMLSLVNGEPQVLNLKQTLYYYLEHQQVVIRRRTAYELEKAEARAHILEGLRIALDHLDEVITLIRSSKTADIAKQGLMERFGLSEKQAQAILDMRLQRLTGLEREKIEQEYQDLMKLIAELKAILADEEKVLEIIREELTEVKERFNDKRRTEITIGGMESIEDEDLIPEQNIAITLTHNGYIKRLPASTYKTQNRGGRGVQGMGTNDDDFVEHLLTTSTHDHILFFTNKGKVYRTKGYEIPEYSRTAKGIPIVNLLEVDKGEWVNAIIPIREFGDDQFLFFTTKQGISKRTPLSSFANIRTNGLIAISLREEDEVISVRLTSGDKDIIVGTSNGMLIRFNEQDVRSMGRNAAGVKAITLGDEDQVVGMEIVEEDMNVLIVTKNGYGKRTPVDEYRLQSRGGKGLKTCNITDKNGKLVAVKSVTGEEDIMLITAAGIIIRMPVDQISQMGRNTQGVRLIRLENEQEVATVAKAQKDEEEDGSEEASEE, translated from the coding sequence ATGTCAGACAATCAAGAACAAGCACGAATTCGAGAAATTAATATTAGTCATGAAATGCGTACCTCATTTTTAGATTACGCAATGAGTGTTATCGTATCTCGTGCACTACCAGATGTTCGTGATGGGTTAAAACCTGTGCATCGCAGGGTTTTATACGCAATGAATGATTTAGGGATTACTGCTGATAAAGCATATAAAAAATCAGCGCGTATTGTTGGTGAAGTAATTGGTAAGTATCACCCGCATGGTGATTCAGCCGTTTACGAAACAATGGTACGTATGGCACAAGATTTTAGTCAACGTTATATGCTTGTTGATGGGCATGGTAACTTCGGTTCTGTTGATGGAGATTCAGCAGCAGCAATGCGTTATACAGAAGCAAGAATGTCTAAGATTTCTATGGAGCTGTTGCGTGATATTACGAAAAACACGATAGATTACCAAGACAATTACGATGGTTCTGAGAGAGAACCAATTGTATTACCAGCGCGCTTTCCTAACTTATTAGTAAACGGTACGACAGGTATCGCGGTTGGTATGGCAACAAATATTCCGCCTCATCAACTTGGAGAAGTAATTGATGGCGTGCTAGCATTGAGTCATAATCCTGACATTACTATTGCGGAATTAATGGAATTTATTCCGGGACCAGATTTCCCAACGGCGGGTCTAATCTTAGGGAGAAGTGGAATTCGAAGAGCGTATGAAACAGGTCGCGGTTCTATTATACTTCGTGCTAAAGTTGAAATTGAAGAAAAGGCAAATGGAAAACAAGCAATTATTGTAACAGAGCTGCCTTATCAAGTGAATAAAGCTCGATTAATTGAAAAAATTGCAGAGTTAGTTCGCGATAAAAAAATCGAAGGTATTACAGATTTACGTGATGAGTCAGATCGAAATGGTATGCGTATTGTCATGGAAGTACGCCGTGATGCAAATGCAAACGTACTATTAAATAATTTATATAAACATACAGCGCTTCAAACAAGTTTCGGTATTAATATGTTATCGCTCGTGAATGGGGAGCCACAAGTATTAAACTTAAAACAAACTTTATATTATTATTTAGAGCATCAACAGGTAGTTATTCGTAGACGTACTGCTTATGAATTAGAGAAAGCGGAAGCTCGGGCTCATATTTTAGAGGGGTTACGAATTGCATTAGATCACCTTGATGAAGTAATTACTTTAATTCGTAGTTCAAAGACTGCTGATATTGCAAAACAAGGATTGATGGAACGTTTCGGTTTAAGTGAAAAACAAGCGCAAGCAATTTTAGATATGCGTCTGCAACGCTTAACAGGACTAGAACGTGAAAAAATTGAACAAGAATATCAAGACTTAATGAAGTTAATTGCTGAATTAAAGGCCATCTTAGCAGATGAAGAAAAGGTTCTTGAAATTATTCGTGAAGAATTAACAGAAGTAAAAGAACGCTTTAATGATAAAAGAAGAACAGAAATTACAATTGGTGGTATGGAATCAATTGAAGATGAGGATTTAATCCCAGAGCAAAATATCGCTATCACACTTACTCATAATGGTTATATCAAAAGGTTACCAGCTTCTACGTACAAAACACAGAACCGTGGAGGACGTGGTGTACAAGGAATGGGTACGAATGATGATGACTTTGTTGAGCATTTATTGACAACGTCTACACATGATCATATTCTATTCTTCACAAACAAAGGTAAAGTATACCGTACAAAAGGATATGAAATTCCAGAGTATAGCCGTACGGCAAAAGGTATACCAATTGTTAATTTGTTAGAAGTAGATAAAGGTGAGTGGGTCAACGCTATTATTCCAATCCGTGAATTTGGTGATGATCAATTCTTATTCTTCACAACAAAACAAGGTATTTCTAAGAGAACGCCTCTTTCATCATTTGCCAATATACGTACGAATGGTTTAATTGCAATTTCCCTTCGTGAAGAGGACGAAGTAATCTCTGTACGCTTAACATCTGGTGATAAGGATATTATTGTTGGAACAAGTAACGGTATGTTAATTCGTTTCAATGAGCAAGATGTTCGTTCTATGGGACGTAATGCGGCAGGTGTAAAAGCTATTACACTAGGTGATGAAGACCAAGTTGTAGGTATGGAAATTGTTGAAGAGGATATGAACGTTTTAATTGTAACCAAAAATGGTTACGGAAAACGTACACCGGTTGATGAATATCGTCTACAAAGTCGCGGTGGTAAAGGTTTAAAAACATGTAATATCACAGATAAAAACGGTAAATTAGTAGCAGTTAAGTCTGTAACTGGCGAAGAAGATATTATGCTAATTACAGCTGCGGGTATTATTATCCGTATGCCAGTTGATCAAATTTCTCAAATGGGTCGTAATACGCAAGGTGTACGATTAATCCGTTTGGAAAATGAACAAGAAGTAGCAACAGTAGCAAAAGCGCAAAAAGATGAAGAAGAAGATGGAAGCGAAGAGGCTTCTGAAGAATAA
- a CDS encoding HBL/NHE enterotoxin family protein, translated as TTTSVVSPVAAYASGIEQTNNGETSLSANEAKMKEALQKAGLFAKSMNAYSYMLIKNPDVNFEGININGYVDLPGRIVQDQKNARAHAVIWDTQVKKQLLDTLTGIIEYDTTFDNYYETIVDAINTGDGETLKEGITDLRGEIQQNQKSAQKLIDDLTNLRNEIGKDVRAFGSNKELLSSILKNQGADVEADEKRLQQILDSVNYYKKLESDGFNVMKGAILGLPIIGGIIVGIARDNLSKLEPTLAELRQTVDYKITLNRVVGVAYINISEMHKALDDAINALTYMSTQWHDLDSQYSGVLGHINNASQKADQNKFKFLKPNLNAAKDSWKTLRTDAVTLKEGIKELKVESVTP; from the coding sequence TGACAACAACTTCTGTAGTCTCACCAGTAGCAGCTTATGCAAGTGGAATTGAACAAACGAACAATGGAGAGACGTCTCTTTCAGCAAATGAAGCGAAAATGAAAGAAGCCTTGCAAAAGGCTGGGTTATTTGCAAAATCTATGAATGCCTATTCTTATATGTTAATTAAAAATCCAGATGTGAACTTTGAAGGAATTAATATTAATGGATATGTAGATTTACCTGGCAGAATTGTACAAGATCAAAAGAATGCAAGAGCACATGCTGTTATATGGGATACGCAAGTAAAAAAACAACTTTTAGATACATTGACAGGCATTATTGAATACGATACAACATTTGACAATTATTATGAAACAATTGTAGATGCGATTAATACAGGAGATGGAGAGACTTTAAAAGAAGGGATTACAGATTTACGAGGTGAGATTCAACAAAACCAAAAGTCTGCACAAAAATTAATAGACGATTTAACTAACTTAAGAAACGAGATTGGAAAAGATGTTAGAGCATTTGGAAGCAATAAAGAGCTGTTGAGTTCGATTTTAAAAAACCAAGGTGCTGATGTGGAGGCCGATGAAAAGCGTCTACAACAAATTTTAGACTCAGTAAACTATTATAAAAAATTAGAGTCTGATGGATTTAATGTAATGAAGGGCGCTATTTTGGGCCTACCGATCATTGGCGGTATCATAGTGGGTATAGCAAGAGATAATTTATCTAAGTTAGAGCCTACATTAGCAGAATTACGTCAGACTGTAGACTATAAAATAACATTAAATCGTGTAGTTGGAGTTGCCTATATTAATATTAGTGAGATGCATAAGGCACTTGATGATGCTATTAATGCTCTTACTTATATGTCCACGCAATGGCATGATTTAGATTCTCAATATTCGGGAGTACTGGGACATATTAATAATGCATCTCAAAAAGCTGATCAAAATAAATTTAAATTCTTAAAACCTAACTTGAATGCTGCTAAAGACAGTTGGAAAACATTAAGAACAGATGCTGTCACATTAAAAGAAGGGATAAAAGAATTAAAAGTGGAATCTGTTACTCC
- a CDS encoding DUF3952 domain-containing protein codes for MKKRVKMGFISVLLGTCLTLTGCKVAYKDIAKALDEGDMKTVMAASDDGYAYVSVGVYRILEYPKVEEERDEARIDQVMEGTFSIRDHSFYGVTSQSKSTYTIHYSGEHIRGTTDKKEEDVYTTNISYSNKNIQFSTPNVDV; via the coding sequence ATGAAAAAAAGAGTAAAAATGGGTTTCATAAGTGTATTACTAGGAACATGTTTAACACTTACAGGATGCAAGGTTGCGTATAAGGATATTGCCAAAGCACTGGATGAAGGTGATATGAAGACTGTCATGGCTGCAAGTGATGATGGGTATGCTTATGTATCAGTGGGTGTTTATAGAATTCTAGAGTATCCGAAGGTGGAAGAGGAAAGGGATGAAGCAAGAATAGATCAAGTCATGGAAGGAACTTTTTCGATAAGAGATCATTCGTTTTATGGTGTAACTTCGCAGTCTAAGAGTACGTACACAATACATTACTCTGGAGAACATATAAGGGGTACAACGGATAAAAAAGAAGAAGATGTGTATACAACAAACATAAGTTATTCCAATAAGAATATTCAGTTTTCTACACCTAATGTAGATGT
- a CDS encoding NUDIX hydrolase has product MIRQVVGAIVFQHNEFLLVHKVKISDIAEEHTMSKGEWDFPKGGVKHSDDDLASAILRELEEETGSKEFRVIKQFKDKICFVFPKEIQSNLGYEKQETTMFYVEYIGDRTDLHPKDNEISHVEFFETPNLLGVLNHDDTKGFFERILLKNFQ; this is encoded by the coding sequence ATGATTAGGCAAGTTGTAGGTGCAATCGTATTCCAACATAATGAGTTCTTATTGGTACATAAGGTGAAAATTAGCGATATAGCAGAAGAACATACTATGTCAAAGGGTGAATGGGACTTTCCAAAAGGAGGAGTAAAACATTCAGATGATGACTTAGCAAGTGCTATTTTGAGAGAACTTGAAGAGGAAACTGGTTCCAAAGAGTTTAGGGTTATTAAACAATTCAAAGACAAGATTTGTTTTGTTTTCCCTAAAGAAATCCAATCGAATCTCGGATATGAAAAACAAGAAACCACTATGTTTTATGTAGAATATATAGGTGATAGAACAGATTTACATCCAAAAGATAATGAAATAAGTCATGTGGAATTCTTTGAAACACCTAATTTATTGGGGGTTTTAAATCATGATGATACAAAGGGGTTTTTTGAAAGGATACTTTTAAAGAATTTTCAATAA
- a CDS encoding nucleoside deaminase, with translation MVREMDRLFLEMALEEAKKAMKENTYPVGAIIVGRNNEILGKGRNRVHTQDDASAHAEIDAIRTAGKKLILAKENRLPITLYTTLEPCPMCTGAILFSHFTRVVWILNDDKGFGGYLKINSTRVFEKRFNNIEHISEPFEDLAVKQRELMLEWAKNPNNIHNKILGGTVE, from the coding sequence TTGGTGAGAGAAATGGATCGTTTGTTTTTAGAAATGGCTTTAGAAGAAGCGAAAAAAGCAATGAAAGAGAACACATATCCAGTAGGTGCTATTATTGTTGGGCGAAACAATGAAATATTAGGTAAGGGACGAAACAGGGTACATACTCAGGATGATGCTTCCGCTCATGCTGAAATTGATGCCATCAGAACAGCAGGAAAGAAGCTCATACTTGCTAAAGAAAACAGACTACCTATTACATTATATACAACACTAGAACCATGCCCGATGTGTACCGGAGCTATACTTTTTTCTCATTTTACAAGAGTAGTATGGATTTTAAATGATGACAAGGGATTTGGTGGGTATCTCAAGATTAATAGTACTCGTGTTTTTGAAAAACGCTTTAACAATATTGAGCACATTAGTGAACCATTTGAAGATTTAGCCGTTAAGCAAAGAGAATTAATGTTGGAATGGGCTAAAAATCCAAATAACATTCATAATAAGATTCTAGGGGGTACAGTAGAATGA
- a CDS encoding TetR/AcrR family transcriptional regulator, with amino-acid sequence MSIKNKTNNQKEMSFIEKARRAQIVECTIDTLAEVGYAQASLGQIAKRAKISKGVISYHFTNKEKLLEQVITDYYIACQSFICSQIEAQTPPKGMLQTYIKSNLKFIDEHRKHVFAVIEIVSNERTDEGKLRFAADYDETIFLPIENILRLGIQEGVFRDFSETSLRVMTLTIRHAVDGFSLELMRNPNLNVKDYTEELITIFERATQK; translated from the coding sequence ATGAGTATAAAAAATAAAACAAACAACCAAAAAGAAATGTCATTTATTGAAAAAGCCCGTAGAGCTCAGATTGTGGAATGTACGATTGATACACTTGCTGAAGTGGGTTATGCACAAGCCTCTTTAGGACAAATCGCTAAACGCGCAAAAATAAGTAAGGGGGTTATTTCTTATCACTTTACAAACAAAGAGAAACTTCTGGAGCAAGTTATAACTGATTATTATATAGCTTGCCAGTCCTTTATTTGTTCGCAAATTGAAGCTCAAACGCCCCCAAAAGGAATGCTCCAAACGTATATTAAATCTAATCTGAAATTTATTGATGAACATCGTAAGCATGTATTCGCTGTTATAGAAATTGTTTCAAATGAAAGAACAGATGAAGGGAAACTTCGGTTTGCAGCAGACTATGATGAAACCATTTTTCTTCCCATTGAAAATATTCTACGTTTAGGGATACAAGAAGGAGTGTTTCGAGATTTTTCTGAAACGTCTTTAAGGGTGATGACGTTAACAATCAGGCATGCCGTAGACGGATTTAGCCTAGAGCTAATGAGAAATCCCAATCTTAACGTTAAAGATTACACTGAAGAACTTATCACAATCTTTGAGCGGGCAACTCAAAAGTAA
- a CDS encoding DUF2197 domain-containing protein, whose protein sequence is MIFYEVICFCCKKGFRVYEGTEKYKQFKKNPKRKYCCDECGHKIKLEAIKHFFR, encoded by the coding sequence ATGATATTTTATGAGGTTATTTGTTTTTGTTGTAAAAAAGGATTTCGGGTATATGAAGGAACTGAAAAATATAAGCAATTTAAGAAAAATCCGAAAAGGAAATATTGCTGTGACGAATGCGGTCATAAAATAAAACTTGAAGCAATAAAACATTTTTTTAGATAG
- a CDS encoding sensor histidine kinase, which produces MSIGEFIKDKVVVIISNLLLFLILLAVMVMMDFHALLIFFVFCIWFLPLFSYMALECIQAKVYYDEVDSILESLDKKYLLPEVIKEAHFIHGEKLNHILKPVSRDMHENVKYYKDMQADYREYIETWVHEIKTPIASTKLIIENNQNELTNKIDLQIDRIEGFVEQVLYYSRSNNVSKDYIIKPIHLNDAVRNVVKRNYRDFIHKKIKLDIKDINEIVYSDGKWLEFMLNQIIGNAVKYANSETPMISIYSVKKANSVMLTIEDNGVGIVDKDINRVFEKGFTGENGRRFSKSTGMGLYLCEKLCSKLGIKITIDSKVNIGTKVTFIIPFSDMINYVDYL; this is translated from the coding sequence ATGAGTATAGGTGAATTTATTAAAGACAAAGTGGTAGTAATTATATCTAATCTGCTGCTATTTCTTATATTATTAGCTGTGATGGTTATGATGGATTTTCATGCCCTTCTCATATTCTTTGTGTTTTGTATTTGGTTTTTACCCTTATTTTCGTATATGGCTTTAGAGTGTATACAGGCTAAAGTATATTATGATGAAGTTGACAGCATATTAGAAAGTTTAGATAAGAAATACCTACTTCCAGAAGTAATAAAGGAAGCTCATTTTATCCATGGGGAAAAACTAAACCATATACTGAAGCCGGTAAGTAGAGATATGCATGAGAATGTGAAATACTACAAAGATATGCAGGCAGACTATAGGGAGTATATAGAAACATGGGTACATGAGATTAAAACCCCAATTGCTTCTACAAAGCTAATTATTGAAAATAATCAAAATGAATTAACGAATAAAATAGACCTCCAGATCGATAGGATTGAGGGGTTTGTAGAACAGGTGTTGTATTATTCCCGAAGTAACAATGTAAGCAAAGACTACATTATTAAACCCATTCATCTTAATGATGCAGTAAGGAATGTCGTGAAAAGAAATTATAGGGATTTCATTCATAAGAAAATCAAACTAGATATAAAAGATATCAATGAAATTGTATATAGTGATGGAAAATGGCTCGAGTTTATGCTCAATCAGATAATAGGGAACGCTGTAAAATATGCAAACAGTGAAACGCCCATGATTAGCATATATTCAGTTAAGAAAGCCAACTCAGTCATGTTAACTATAGAAGATAATGGAGTAGGGATCGTAGATAAAGATATAAATAGAGTGTTTGAAAAAGGATTTACAGGTGAAAATGGTAGAAGATTTAGTAAAAGTACAGGTATGGGCTTGTATCTATGTGAAAAGCTTTGTTCCAAGCTAGGCATAAAAATTACGATTGACTCTAAGGTAAATATAGGAACTAAAGTTACATTTATAATTCCTTTTTCAGATATGATAAACTATGTAGATTATTTATGA
- a CDS encoding response regulator transcription factor gives MKKIMIIEDDAVIREELQNFLQRYGYDVKAPIDYNNIMQYVENENADLILLDINLPVFDGYYICREIRKNSDVPIIIVTSRDNEVDELMSMNLGADDFITKPYNTEILLARITNILKRTYGSSKASNMLSYMDFHLNLSNASVMYKNQAIELTKNEVKILSYLINNKGNIVKREFLMEHLWKSDYFVDDSTLTVNITRLRKKLEEIGIENPIETRRGLGYIMP, from the coding sequence ATGAAGAAAATTATGATTATTGAAGATGATGCAGTGATCAGAGAAGAATTGCAAAACTTTTTACAAAGATATGGATACGATGTAAAAGCTCCTATAGATTATAATAATATCATGCAGTATGTTGAAAATGAAAATGCAGACCTTATATTGCTAGACATAAATCTTCCTGTGTTCGATGGATATTATATATGTAGAGAAATACGTAAAAATTCAGATGTTCCAATTATAATAGTTACAAGTAGGGACAATGAAGTAGATGAATTAATGAGTATGAACTTAGGTGCAGATGATTTTATTACAAAGCCCTATAATACAGAAATATTATTAGCAAGGATAACAAATATCTTGAAAAGAACATATGGAAGCTCGAAGGCGAGTAATATGTTAAGTTACATGGATTTCCATTTAAATCTTTCCAATGCAAGCGTTATGTATAAAAACCAAGCGATAGAGTTAACGAAAAATGAAGTGAAAATCCTTTCCTATTTAATAAACAATAAGGGAAATATCGTAAAAAGGGAGTTCCTTATGGAACACTTGTGGAAATCAGATTATTTTGTAGATGACAGTACTTTAACTGTGAATATTACTAGATTACGAAAAAAGCTTGAGGAGATTGGCATCGAAAACCCAATCGAAACAAGAAGGGGATTGGGGTATATCATGCCATGA
- a CDS encoding YxeA family protein — MIILKKTLIVLSILSGLLFAAVGGWYGYNKLKYEKCYVKITENSKSGIVNPSTGFVDYNLMAYDKNGNEVPVKFWAKKKLKVNAYLAVDVFKPLNKDSNDINSYKEVTAEQLPEKVKGKLNVK, encoded by the coding sequence GTGATTATTTTGAAAAAAACGCTAATTGTTTTAAGTATTTTAAGTGGACTATTATTCGCAGCAGTTGGAGGGTGGTACGGTTATAATAAACTGAAGTATGAAAAGTGTTACGTTAAAATAACAGAAAATAGTAAATCAGGAATTGTGAACCCTTCGACGGGATTCGTTGATTATAATCTAATGGCATATGATAAAAACGGAAATGAGGTTCCTGTGAAATTTTGGGCTAAAAAAAAGCTGAAAGTAAATGCATATCTTGCTGTTGATGTATTTAAACCCTTGAATAAGGATTCAAATGATATAAACTCATATAAAGAGGTAACAGCGGAACAATTACCTGAAAAAGTGAAAGGAAAGTTAAATGTTAAATAA